In Penaeus chinensis breed Huanghai No. 1 chromosome 11, ASM1920278v2, whole genome shotgun sequence, a genomic segment contains:
- the LOC125030352 gene encoding serine/arginine-rich splicing factor 4-like isoform X2 translates to MSSDSEEENGVRHEKDDSDGGNYDGRSRSHSRSASPGDQRSNRQNMSDREDSVEGRENGMRGESDTEENRGQKESSHSRTPEDKEMIEWSGEAAEKRCSRSRSDEAEDKVASRSRSKSKQREVDTSKERKSSSSSSKKKSRSRRSRSRSRSKKRSHSRSRRSRSRSRKKSRSRSRSRGSRRRSRSRSRRRSRSRSRSGTPVDGARLHVAELDVDTRKRDLERVFEKYGRLREIWMARNPPCFAFVVYAHQKDADRALKETDGIMIGHCRIKVTQARPRVRGGRMRGAYDPNLRCYQCGELGHFSRNCTDTKFGYKRPPTPPGAHRGSGRYRHRSRSRSRSRHHSRSRSRS, encoded by the exons ATGTCATCTGActcagaggaagaaaatggagtcAGGCATGAGAAGGATGACAGTGATGGGGGCAACTATGATGGCAGATCAAGATCCCACTCTAGGTCAGCATCTCCAGGAGATCAAAGGTCAAATCGGCAAAATATGTCTGACAGAGAGGACtcagtggaggggagggagaatgggatgaGAGGGGAGTCAGATACAGAAGAAAACAGAGGCCAAAAAGAGTCCAGTCACTCGAGGACTCCTGAGGATAAGGAAATGATTGAGTGGAGTGGCGAGGCAGCAGAAAAGAGATGCTCGCGCAGCAGAAGTGACGAAGCTGAGGATAAAGTGGCATCTCGTAGTCGTAGTAAGAGTAAGCAGAGGGAAGTAGACACCAGTAAAGAAAGGAAATCTAGTTCGTCGTCGTCAAAAAAGAAATCTCGATCCAGAAGATCTCGTTCACGGTCAAGGAGCAAGAAGCGATCTCACTCTCGAAGTAGAAGATCTCGCTCCAGAAGTCGTAAGAAATCCAGATCGAGGTCCCGATCTCGTGGATCAAG ACGACGATCACGATCTCGGTCAAGAAGGCGTTCAAGATCTCGATCTAGAAGTGGAACGCCGGTAGATGGAGCTCGTCTTCACGTAGCTGAGCTAG ATGTTGATACACGCAAGAGGGACTTAGAGCGAGTGTTTGAGAAATATGGCAGACTGCGGGAGATCTGGATGGCTCGGAATCCACCTTGCTTTGCGTTTGTGGTTTATGCACATCAGAAGGATGCAGATAGAGCACTTAAGGAAACTGATGGAAT AATGATTGGCCACTGCCGCATCAAGGTCACTCAAGCAAGGCCTCGTGTTCGTGGTGGACGCATGAGAGGAGCTTATGACCCAAATCTGCGGTGTTACCAGTGTGGTGAACTAGGTCACTTTTCTAGAAATTGCACAGACACCAAGTTTGGCTATAAGCGACCCCCAACTCCACCAGG
- the LOC125030352 gene encoding serine/arginine-rich splicing factor 4-like isoform X1 produces the protein MKVPRRYTMSSDSEEENGVRHEKDDSDGGNYDGRSRSHSRSASPGDQRSNRQNMSDREDSVEGRENGMRGESDTEENRGQKESSHSRTPEDKEMIEWSGEAAEKRCSRSRSDEAEDKVASRSRSKSKQREVDTSKERKSSSSSSKKKSRSRRSRSRSRSKKRSHSRSRRSRSRSRKKSRSRSRSRGSRRRSRSRSRRRSRSRSRSGTPVDGARLHVAELDVDTRKRDLERVFEKYGRLREIWMARNPPCFAFVVYAHQKDADRALKETDGIMIGHCRIKVTQARPRVRGGRMRGAYDPNLRCYQCGELGHFSRNCTDTKFGYKRPPTPPGAHRGSGRYRHRSRSRSRSRHHSRSRSRS, from the exons ATGAAGGTGCCACGA AGATACACAATGTCATCTGActcagaggaagaaaatggagtcAGGCATGAGAAGGATGACAGTGATGGGGGCAACTATGATGGCAGATCAAGATCCCACTCTAGGTCAGCATCTCCAGGAGATCAAAGGTCAAATCGGCAAAATATGTCTGACAGAGAGGACtcagtggaggggagggagaatgggatgaGAGGGGAGTCAGATACAGAAGAAAACAGAGGCCAAAAAGAGTCCAGTCACTCGAGGACTCCTGAGGATAAGGAAATGATTGAGTGGAGTGGCGAGGCAGCAGAAAAGAGATGCTCGCGCAGCAGAAGTGACGAAGCTGAGGATAAAGTGGCATCTCGTAGTCGTAGTAAGAGTAAGCAGAGGGAAGTAGACACCAGTAAAGAAAGGAAATCTAGTTCGTCGTCGTCAAAAAAGAAATCTCGATCCAGAAGATCTCGTTCACGGTCAAGGAGCAAGAAGCGATCTCACTCTCGAAGTAGAAGATCTCGCTCCAGAAGTCGTAAGAAATCCAGATCGAGGTCCCGATCTCGTGGATCAAG ACGACGATCACGATCTCGGTCAAGAAGGCGTTCAAGATCTCGATCTAGAAGTGGAACGCCGGTAGATGGAGCTCGTCTTCACGTAGCTGAGCTAG ATGTTGATACACGCAAGAGGGACTTAGAGCGAGTGTTTGAGAAATATGGCAGACTGCGGGAGATCTGGATGGCTCGGAATCCACCTTGCTTTGCGTTTGTGGTTTATGCACATCAGAAGGATGCAGATAGAGCACTTAAGGAAACTGATGGAAT AATGATTGGCCACTGCCGCATCAAGGTCACTCAAGCAAGGCCTCGTGTTCGTGGTGGACGCATGAGAGGAGCTTATGACCCAAATCTGCGGTGTTACCAGTGTGGTGAACTAGGTCACTTTTCTAGAAATTGCACAGACACCAAGTTTGGCTATAAGCGACCCCCAACTCCACCAGG